From a single Botrytis cinerea B05.10 chromosome 16, complete sequence genomic region:
- the Bcpan2 gene encoding Bcpan2 — protein MDGDWEEVTRFQLPPSGVHPDLTQAPARAFDSSQELFWIGDELGRVKSFYGLEGIRYTSYKAGQDPIRQFLFHDKGVISVGGRSVHMASRRGLHIWHITHDDMKDLRCMSYTSKGTSEILVAGIQDQMFIIDVDKGVITKQVPTNNHYKIMKRSRSICAATPTGSVCILDPYSFTVTKTWQAHTALINDMDVQSDYLLTCGYSLPHQGSYRLDTFVMVLNLRTLSTLPPIPFPPGAAFVRMHPRMLTTCYIVSQQGQIHIVDLINPNSSNVRQANVLTTLRSLEIAATGNAIALSDMENSVHIWGSRGNIRFAELSSPIEFDDTEDKPVREEWPEDTPFNAFGMPYYRENLLSAWPSHLIFEVGAPPVKVDPSWIINPKVGDGLICGKNARKDVRRNQIESRRTAERTQPSIQTPKFLSERAREGVNDATPERGINEIAEIIRDKKLPTLQAGNSAFYMNVEIKYSKFGVDDFDFGYYNKTPYSGLETHISNSYANSLLQIMRFTILIRNFALKHTATGCVNDMCLLCEMGFLFDMLEKAAGTVCQATNLLKTFSHIPEAKSMHLLEEESRGGSISSLLQSLNQFFLNRIPQEFKSVPSGSNIFERVFSMPVTMNIRCVFCKSEHTRPGGSSSIDLTYPQTPPKPYNRNGKAPPMPKKSFCEILKASIERETTNRGWCGTCRKYQTLQTKKTIHTSPPVLMLNANLTSPESKQFWETPGCLPEEIGTIINMGQIYCYQGEDLRLHIARGAHNITVYSLVGFAAEIDVGQNEKPHLVSLVNVAHSAPTPPAESQWHLFNDFLVTPIPKEDALSFNSSWKLPSVITYQVKETNNRVDNSWKDNLDTSLLFADENTRVINKTHKPLSPDHEMPTEGTLIALDTEFVSIRQPEIEVNSEGERQTIRPIAHALARVSVVRGSGDDEGYPFIDDYINCKDPIIDYLTSYSGISPGDLDPQKTKHNLVSLKIAYKKLWILLNLGCKFVGHGLKTDFRVINIQIPKSHVIDTADLFFIPAKQRKLGLAFLAWYLFREDIQVETHDSIEDARTALRLWKKWEEWTASEEVGGMLVEELLMEVYRQGQACNFRPPSFKARKEREREREREGRDISRTNTPPANGNEDGGTILKGPSTPIRKPLGALPSGSGGSGSANGSGFSSFGGGGGWTPGKGSPLR, from the exons ATGGATGGTGATTGGGAGGAA GTCACTAGATTTCAGTTGCCGCCTTCGGGTGTGCATCCAGATCTTACACAAGCTCCTGCGAGAGCATTCGATTCCTCGCAAGAGTtattttggattggagatgAGCTGGGACGCGTCAAAAGTTTCTATGGCCTCGAAGGTATAAGATACACCTCCTACAAGGCTGGTCAAGATCCTATTCGTCAATTTCTGTTCCACGATAAAGGAGTCATTTCCGTGGGAGGAAGAAGCGTTCACATGGCATCAAGGAGGGGTTTACACATATGGCACATTAC TCACGACGATATGAAGGACTTGCGATGTATGAGTTACACTTCGAAGGGGACATCAGAGATACTAGTTGCGGGGATCCAGGACCAGATGTTTATAATTGATGTGGACAAAGGGGTTATCACGAAACAG GTACCTACGAACAATCATTACAAGATTATGAAAAGGAGTCGATCTATTTGTGCGGCCACACCGACGGGGTCCGTTTGCATCCTCGATCCCTATAGCTTTACGGTGACCAAGACTTGGCAGGCTCATACAGCACTCATCAATGATATGGATGTGCAAAGTGACTATCTACTCACTTGTGGGTATTCGTTACCACACCAAGGATCATACAGGCTTGATACATTTGTCATGGTACTCAACCTTAGGACATTGTCGACTTTGCCTCCTATTCCCTTTCCTCCAGGAGCAGCATTTGTTAGAATGCACCCGCGAATGTTGACTACCTGCTATATTGTTTCGCAACAGGGTCAGATTCATATAGTTGATTTGATCAATCCGAATTCAAGTAATGTCAGACAAGCAAATGTTTTAACCACGTTGAGATCTCTGGAGATTGCAGCTACAGGAAACGCGATTGCGTTATCAGATATGGAAAACAGTGTGCACATATGGGGCTCGCGAGGCAATATTCGATTTGCCGAGCTCAGTAGTCCTATAGAGTTTGATGATACAGAGGACAAACCTGTCCGTGAAGAATGGCCCGAAGATAC GCCATTCAATGCATTTGGTATGCCATACTATCGAGAAAATCTTTTATCTGCTTGGCCGAGTCATCTCATTTTCGAAGTCGGTGCTCCTCCTGTCAAGGTTGACCCAAGTTGGATTATAAATCCAAAGGTTGGAGATGGGTTAATTTGCGGCAAAAACGCAAGGAAGGATGTTAGAAGAAATCAGATAGAGAGTAGGAGAACGGCCGAGAGGACGCAACCAAGTATACAAACGCCGAAGTTCTTGAGTGAAAGGGCCAGGGAAGGCGTTAATGATGCGACTCCTGAACGTGGTATTAATGAAATTGCCGAAATCATCAGGGATAAAAAGCTCCCTACTTTGCAAGCAGGTAACAGTGCTTTCTACATGAATGTTGAGATTAAGTATAGCAAGTTTGGAGtcgatgattttgattttgg ATACTACAATAAGACTCCATATTCGGGACTCGAAACTCATATCTCGAATTCATATGCTAATTCCTTGTTGCAAATAATGAGATTTACTATTCTCATTCGAAATTTTGCTTTGAAACACACTGCGACTGGTTGTGTTAATGATATGTGTTTGTTATGCGAAATGGGGTTCTTGTTTGATATGTTGGAGAAAGCAGCGGGAACCGTATGTCAAGCGACAAACTTGCTAAAGACTTTTAGCCATATTCCAGAGG CTAAAAGCATGCATCTATTGGAGGAAGAATCACGTGGAGgttcaatctcatctctaCTTCAGtcattgaatcaattttttcttaATAGGATTCCacaagaattcaaaagtgTTCCTAGTGGCTCGAACATATTTGAGCGT GTTTTTTCTATGCCCGTCACAATGAATATCAGGTGTGTCTTTTGTAAAAGTGAGCATACACGGCCAGGAGGATCCTCGTCTATTGACCTAACCTACCCGCAAACACCACCT AAACCATATAACCGAAATGGCAAGGCACCACCAATGCCTAAGAAATCATTCtgtgaaattttgaaagcgAGCATTGAACGAGAAACAACAAATCGCGGATGGTGTGGGACTTgtagaaaatatcaaactcTACAAACGAAAAAGACCATCCATACCTCACCACCAGTTCTCATGCTCAATGCAAATCTTACAAGTCCTGAATCGAAACAGTTTTGGGAAACACCAGGTTGTTTACCAGAAGAGATAGGAACTATCATTAATATGGGCCAAATATACTGTTATCAAGGCGAGGATTTGAGACTTCACATAGCACGTGGTGCTCATAACATTACTGTTTATTCTCTAGTAGGTTTCGCTGCCGAAATTGATGTCGGGCAAAACGAAAAACCTCATTTGGTATCTTTAGTAAATG TTGCTCATTCTGCGCCAACTCCACCGGCAGAAAGTCAATGGCATCTCTTTAATGATTTCTTAGTTACTCCGATACCAAAAGAAGATGCTCTATCTTTTAACTCGAGCTGGAAACTACCGTCCGTTATCACTTATCAAGTGAAAGAAACGAATAATCGGGTTGATAATTCATGGAAGGACAATTTAGATACTTCCCTTTTATTCGCTGATGAAAA TACTCGCGTCATTAACAAAACTCACAAACCTCTCTCCCCCGACCATGAAATGCCAACCGAAGGAACCCTCATAGCTCTCGATACTGAATTTGTCTCTATTCGCCAACCAGAAATAGAAGTCAACTCCGAGGGCGAAAGACAAACTATCCGACCTATTGCACACGCTCTAGCCCGAGTCTCTGTTGTTCGAGGCTcgggtgatgatgaaggaTATCCATTTATTGATGATTATATCAATTGTAAAGATCCGATTATCGATTACTTGACGTCTTATTCAGGTATTAGTCCTGGTGACCTCGATccacaaaaaacaaaacacaatCTTGTTTCTCTCAAAATTGCTTACAAGAAACTCTGGATTCTATTAAACCTTGGATGTAAATTTGTTGGTCATGGGCTCAAAACTGACTTTAGAGTCATTAATATACAGATACCAAAGTCACATGTGATTGATACAGCtgatcttttctttatacCAGCTAAACAGAGAAAATTGGGATTGGCGTTCTTGGCATGGTATTTATTCAGAGAAGATATTCAAGTCGAGACGCATGATAGTATTGAAGATGCAAGAACGGCGTTGAGATTGTGGAAAAAATGGGAAGAATGGACTGCGTCAGAAGAAGTCGGGGGAATGCTAGTGGAGGAATTGTTAATGGAAGTTTACAGACAAGGACAAGCGTGCAATTTCAGACCACCCAGTTTCAAGGCtcggaaagaaagagagagggagagagaaagagaggggagggatATTAGTAGAACCAATACTCCACCagcaaatggaaatgaagatggtggTACAATCTTGAAGGGACCAAGCACACCGATTCGGAAACCACTTGGAGCGTTACCATCTGGCTCTGGGGGAAGTGGGAGTGCAAATGGGAGTGGATTTTCTAGctttggaggaggtggtggttggACACCGGGTAAAGGGAGCCCATTACGGTGA